The Nematostella vectensis chromosome 11, jaNemVect1.1, whole genome shotgun sequence nucleotide sequence ATGAAATTCCTTACTAGATGAACTAGCGGGATAGTGTTTCCGAACTGGAACAAGAAACTAGCAAACGCGCACACCAGTATATGTTTGTTTTTCCACAAAGGTACATCACCAGAGCTATTTATCGGTACTTGATCTTTCGATGGCTGGCTTTTGTGTTCTCTGGTATTTGAGACGAAGAAAACACCACCAATAACAGCATCAGCGAGCGCAAATCCTCCCATTGCCATAAAGGTTACTCTCCAACCGTAGTTCGATAGGAGAGTCTTAATCAACATGCTCATAGCTAGAGAGAGACCATTTGAGCTACCCATAAGTCCCATCGCCGTCGACTGCCATTTAGTGAAGTGTCCAGGCACAACAGTATAGGCCGGGGTAAACACGCAAGACGAGCCGAAGCCGAAGATGACGCTGTATGTGAGGTACATCATTGCTATTGTGTTGACTTGTGACGTGATAAAGAGTCCCAGGGCTGCGAAAACGCCCCCGGCGAGGGACACAAGGCGATGCCCAAATCGATCTATGAGCTTTGCGGCGACAGGGGAGAAGGTCATGGAGAGCGCGATGGCCAATGAGCCAACCCATGCTGCGGATAGAACACATGATCAGGTATGATAGAGGTAGAACATATAACCAGAGATGATGTAGATAGAACAAATGGTCAGACATGATGGAAATAGAATATATGATAAGACATGGTGGAAATAGAACATATGATCAAACATGATGGAGATAGAACACATGATCAGACATGCAAGAAACAGAGCACATGATCAGACACGATAGATAAGAACAAATGATCAGCGTCActatcaaagccagcaagccgATGTAGCTGAGCTGATCCATCAATTGTATCAATAAGGAAAGAAAGAGGGAGGTATTACTGTTCTTCTgtggtttttgttttcttggaaATATcgaagagtaaaaaaaactgacactcgattttttttttcgatattgCCAAGGAATCGATTCGGTGGTTCGCTTGTCATACAAGACAAGTGGGACTGACCTGATAAATGCAAAATGGAGTGGTTTGCAACTACAGTTTTTTAGATTTCGCACCAAACCCCCAAAAAAACTGCGATATCATTTGCATGTGCATCGCGTCTCGCCGATTATCAAtatctaatttttatttcacaATTCGCTCCATTTTGCGTATATGAAGTCAGTATCAATTGATGTCATATAAATGGACGAGTGGACCAGGGAATCGATTCCTTGGAAATGAGTGTCAATCTTACTCTACTTAGTACTAACTTACTCTTCCATATTTCCAAGGAATCAATTCGGTGGTTCGAATTGTCATAACAGACATCAAGGGAGACTGACCGAAGTGGTTGCAACTACAGTTGTTTACATTTTCCAATTTCATTTGCACGTGCATCGCGTCTCGccgttccctgctagcagaggcctcttttctctgtatttcgctgggctggagttcgcgaggaaaagatacctctgccatgggtagcaagttcgtttgatcaaaccgccgtccatgATTGTGGACGGGAgttccagagcgcatgctccgttaattaattactggccactatttgagcccacgaTGACCagcgcatgcgtgaagcgtatatccgctgcgggataataagcccgcattcgaaacggcgtcccccgtagaaatatcacgcgacgaattataaaagaagccattcaatgccttatcttcattcagaattttctctcttttgactaacgagtcaatcttccgttcaCAGGTTTTGTATATTCTTCTGGAATTAGCTGATCTAaatttaccaaaaaaattttgtaacattttcttcgagtcccaactgtgcgatatttccattgaagaaactcgcctgcccagatgtcttgaaatttatcccacaaacaagacaaaactcgtctttggtgcgtttgctgttcaatcttttcattgacgttttaggtgattgataTTGaactgttgtttttttttttcgaagaggagaactaaccggagtttgattcataattTGCGACTAAatccatgcaaagcatattagcatattgacagctttcgcgcgatggtacgggttttggcacgtcaaGCGCGGTCGCTTAGAAACgcacacgcatgcgcaacgaaaacagtttcgacccatggcagaggtatcttttcctcgcgaactccagcccagcgaaatacagagaaaagaggcctctgctagcagggaagcgagactccctgctagcagaggcctcttttctctgtatttcgctgggctggagttcgcgaggaaaagatacctctgccatgggtagcaagttcgtttgatcaaaccgccgtccatgATTGTGGACGGGAgttccagagcgcatgctccgttaattaattactggccactatttgagcccacgaTGACCagcgcatgcgtgaagcgtatatccgctgcgggataataagcccgcattcgaaacggcgtcccccgtagaaatatcacgcgacgaattataaaagaagccattcaatgccttatcttcattcagaattttctctcttttgactaacgagtcaatcttccgttcaCAGGTTTTGTATATTCTTCTGGAATTAGCTGATCTAaatttaccaaaaaaattttgtaacattttcttcgagtcccaactgtgcgatatttccattgaagaaactcgcctgcccagatgtcttgaaatttatcccacaaacaagacaaaactcgtctttggtgcgtttgctgttcaatcttttcattgacgttttaggtgattgataTTGaactgttgtttttttttttcgaagaggagaactaaccggagtttgattcataattTGCGACTAAatccatgcaaagcatattagcatattgacagctttcgcgcgatggtacgggttttggcacgtcaaGCGCGGTCGCTTAGAAACgcacacgcatgcgcaacgaaaacagtttcgacccatggcagaggtatcttttcctcgcgaactccagcccagcgaaatacagagaaaagaggcctctgctagcagggaagcgagactccctgctagcagaggcctcttttctctgtatttcgctgggctggagttcgcgaggaaaagatacctctgccatgggtagcaagttcgtttgatcaaaccgccgtccatgATTGTGGACGGGAgttccagagcgcatgctccgttaattaattactggccactatttgagcccacgaTGACCagcgcatgcgtgaagcgtatatccgctgcgggataataagcccgcattcgaaacggcgtcccccgtagaaatatcacgcgacgaattataaaagaagccattcaatgccttatcttcattcagaattttctctcttttgactaacgagtcaatcttccgttcaCAGGTTTTGTATATTCTTCTGGAATTAGCTGATCTAaatttaccaaaaaaattttgtaacattttcttcgagtcccaactgtgcgatatttccattgaagaaactcgcctgcccagatgtcttgaaatttatcccacaaacaagacaaaactcgtctttggtgcgtttgctgttcaatcttttcattgacgttttaggtgattgataTTGaactgttgttttttttttttcgaagaggagaactaaccggagtttgattcataattTGCGACTAAatccatgcaaagcatattagcatattgacagctttcgcgcgatggtacgggttttggcacgtcaaGCGCGGTCGCTTAGAAACgcacacgcatgcgcaacgaaaacagtttcgacccatggcagaggtatcttttcctcgcgaactccagcccagcgaaatacagagaaaagaggcctctgctagcagggagtCTCGCCGATTATTAATATCTAATTTCTATTTATTGGTGATTATGTACGCCAAAGATCAGATCGATCGCACGCTTGGAAGGGGCTACTAAACGGGCATCAATTTGAACAAAAATTTGGAGACCATTACACCCGTTATTCTAAGGTCATGCACACACAAAACAGGAAACAGTTCATAAGTAGTTTCTCATCCCTATCCAAATAAGGACGGAAGGAGGAAAAAACTAGTTGTCGCCCCTTCGTGGCTCTTTTAGTCAaactcggagcctctggtacccagggtagctTGTTTGAGCCCGCCAAGAGCTCGATTTTTGTGTGCTAATTAAATaccatatttattttaactttgaGCAGCATAAACTCAAACTCCATATCCATTCAACTTTGATTACTCGCAATTTTTTACCTCAACTCATTTAGTGCGTTTAATAAACCGAATCACATGGCGCGTTGTGCCGAATGATTTTGCTGCAGATTTTGATCACGAAGTGACGAATATTGATGTGTATAAGAGTACATACCACGGAAAACTATGGGAAATTTGTTAAATTTATTCAACACGGTAAAGAGCTCGACATgcaaattttacttttttttaccatgcGTCAGTGagtttgatatttttaaaaatatcaaactCACTGACgcatggtaaaaaaaagtaaaatttgcATGTCGAGCTCTTTACCGTGTTGAATAAATTTAACAAATTTCCCATAGTTTTCCGTGGTATGTACTCTTAtacaaaatcatttttttgagTATTGCATTTCATCTTGAATGGATTAGCGGAGCGCTTCTTAAGCGCTTTGCCACGTTTACAGAAAGCATATGATTTGGGTTGCAATCCCGCCCACTTTAAACTTAATCATCACTTTACTTTTACCTGCCTTTGCTTTACCCTGCTTGAACTCGTCAAGAAGAACTGGGAAAATAGTACCATAGGTTTGTGAACAACTGACAATCAGCACACTGACCACAAAAGCAGCAGCGCAAACGCTCCAGGCTCGCGGGCCGTCATGAGAAATCCCCCCCCCATCTCGACTACGGCTAGGATCTCCGTCAGAGACATTATTACTTTCGCAGTAACCTTCAGTCTTCCCGGCAGAGTCCATTGCTTCTTCGTGACTTAAGTAGATGAACAGGTTTCTTTAGCCAAAAAACGTTCTctcacagaaacgcttgcttcGCAAccttgaatttgtttttacgCTCCGCTAGCGAGACATTCTTTGTCATAACTATTTCTAGGCTAAAGTCCCTGTTTTTCCTGTTTAAGTCATGAAATGGCCTCTGGcggaaaaaaaatggcaaatcgttgttttcttcttatttCTTCGCCATAAAACAcaaagaaacgcttgctaccaGGCTAAGTGAACCCTTAATAACTCACATTACCAGGATCTATTGCCAGAGTGTCGAGCACAAAGAAAGTCCAGGTCTGGACTAGAGctttaaataaatataataaaagttGCACGCGTCGCGTGCACGCGGGCGGGACCAGGAacgacaatatttttttttatgcggCATAACCTCTATTGCTTTTTTATGTGTAattcgcttatgctttatagtttgtCTAAAATATCACGTTTGTTGCGAACGGGCCCCCctgcagcccccccccccccctcccccagggtAGGGGCCTTTTATCTGTCTGTAATGAAAGTCTTGTAGAAAAAATCTGCCTTCTCCTCACCATCATTTCCCCTGGGAAACACTGGTCAATCTATATTTAGTCTGTTTCTAAAACGTTCTCTGATTGGCTTCTAAACCACTATTTTGAAACACTCTTCTGAAGCGAAATCCGGCTCGTTTCAGCAGAGGTTGATGTGTGGAGCAAAGTAAAcgagcgacacagaaagctctacGCAGGAGGGTACCCAAGTGCAAACTTGTAGCGATGAGCACTCTAATGCACCGAAAAGataatttatcatttttaaaatttttttggGGCACCTGCCccctagtgccccaccccttgccaCCGCCCTGGCAAAGAAGCCTACATTGTATAACCTTTAAGAATTGATGGATTCTTTGGTCAattctttatttattgttcTATCAAATGATATTAGATTCGTACAAATAGCATCAAATACATTTCGCTTTCGAAATTTGAAAGCTTATCTTCGCTTTTGTGTTATAAAGAATTTAACCTGGTGTTAATACATGTTCATAGCATAATTTAAAGAGAGCAAATAGCGACTCCCGCCTTATCAACGCGCCGTTGGACATATTGagattgtttgttttattgttgGGTACCCTTTGTTTTACTTTGTGCCAAGCAAAATCCCagaattcatagatccgacataGCAAACACACGCGCACGAATAcccaatcaggaaagagatgatgcaataacagccatgtggCACACAAATGTCCAacaaaaagtcggcaatcgGCGGCAAAAAAGATaagtttgagatattttttgcGAATCTGGAAaagcaaataagcattttccgGTCAGAGTAGAAAGTGCtagccctgttttctttgacTGGCCACTTTTAGCATAGAGTGGGGACTTAAATtgcagaaaaaataaaacgtaAAATTTACTAcgaagaaacaaaaaacaaaaagcaaacaaaccacataTACAAGAGCAGTGTGtaagtcctaccattaaacttgtgcttgatatttttagtattcgccgttttagtattcccccttttagagattccccgttttagtattccccgttttagagattccccgttttagaatTCCCCGTTTTATCGTTCCCCGTTCCCCGATTTCCCGTTCCAGTTTTAGAGATAGCCCATCcgacatgttgtacaatttgtgggacttttgtgggacatttgagttgcacttcgctggcttctatttgctgctttctgattggatattcgtgcgcgcgtcggatctatgaatgcCTCACTAAAAGTCTTCCAAATGGCGTTCAAGCACAAAACACGAAGAGAGAAATCGAAAAATATCCATCATTCATATCACATACCTGGCAAATCTATAAAAGATCAGTTGCACAATGAGGAACATTCTACAGAGTATTAACAGGAGAGCGAAGAACTCGACAAAAGCGAACGGACACGTGAAAACAGAAGTTTCGAGTTTGACCTCTGTGGTAAATGCTTCAGTCATTCAGGACATCGCAACGTACATAGAAGGACACATTTGGGTGAGAAGCCGTACAAATGTGAACAGTGTGGCAAATGCTTTAAACAGGCTGGACACCTCAAGAGACATGCTCTCACGCATACTGAAGAAAAGCCACATCAGTGTCCTCAGTGTGGTAAATTCTTTGCACAGGCTAGACACCTCAAGACACATGCTCTCACACATACATGAGAAAAGCCACATCAGTGTCCTCAGTGTGGTAAATTCTTTGCACAGGCTAGACACCTCAAGACACATGCTCTCACACATACAGGAGAAAAGCCACATCAGTGTCCTCAGTGTGGTAAATTCTTTGCACAGGCTAGACACCTCAAGACACATGCTCTCACACATACAGGAGAAAAGCCACATCAGTGTCCTCAGTGTGGCAAATGCTTTGCACGGGCTGGAAACCTCAAAAGACATGCCAATACACATATTGGAGAAGAGGCACACCAGTGTCCTTAAGTCTTTCATTACTAttacgccctgagacgcctgtaaaataaaggcccaactccaaaacgtcagaaatgtaaaataaacatcaccagacccggatactcatggattcctccaaggcatagacgaccttcaaaagcgcatcgaagcaatgtaatagaattgactcttttgacaaaatatcaaccttgatttctgaccaattcgtaaacaaatgcttaaaataagaaacatttcttaccaaaaaagacacaaaattccgaactacaaatagagacaagcaaacacagatcaagtcacaaatatcTGCCAACCCCCAGACTTGAAAAACCGGGATATTAttttaggggggggagggggtacaggatgagggggggggggtggggtgggtggaTTAGCAAATCACAAGAGTTTTGCTCGAAGATGTGTGTGTTCTTTTGTTCTCTTATTGTTGTTGGGTACCCAGTGGTAAAGCGAAAGAAAAAATGATGAGTAAAATAAGCCTCCAGAAATTCATTCAACTTTGTAACACAATATTCTGAATAATATATGCAATCGATATTACGCTTGTACAATCTCCGTTTATAtctatttgataaaatatGATAATGTTCCCTTTCGAAATTActtgtgttgcaattacttTTTGGTAATATactagattgactggactaatgGTTCGATGTCAAGAACATCAATTTCAACTACTTTTTGAAAGGCCAGCATTTTTATTCCATAGTATCCTGACCACAGAGCGCCTAAAAATTCTCTTTGATGAGCCTTGAAGTTTGTATTGTGGCCGGCATGATTTACAACGCCAACTTACAAACTTGCGCGAAAACGGCTCCAAAGTATGAGCTAATTTCTCAACAATTCGCACAAATATGGTCGCAAACTTGATTGGtcgatatacacctatttcaattaacgTCGGTACGAAAGGCAAatgccaaatggcagttctacggcCGAAAGGTGCTTATGGGTATTGATTAtttgtgaaaataaaaatagtaaaTAAACTCAAGTGATGTCAGAACCATAAATTAATTACATTTAATGGATAGTTGTATGTTTTATCGATATGTTTTTGAATTTGGAGTAAACATTTTGGGATTCATGGGTCCTTTCGATCGTAGAACTGCCGTTTGTCAAtcgccattcgccatttgcactgacaacgtttttttgaaaaaggtgTATGCAAGCATTTCAGTATTACGGTAGTCCTGTGGTCTGCAAGAAACGCCTGGAAAAGGCTCTATAAAACCTGAAAACGTCATAACTTGAATGCAAACTATAAGAATTGCAGAACTTTGTGGCTAAAATCCAACTTCTACTTCAAAAACAACTAGACTGATTAAAATTTGGTCATAAACCGGGGGGATTTAAGGTAAAACCGGGAGACCGggagttttgataaaaaaaaccggGAGTCTCCCGGTAAAACCGGGAGGGTTGGCAGGTAtgagatacctttattgcgcccCGTCAGGTcacattttacagcaatcagtcacaataatcaatactagaacctccattagaagcgagtcaccatgtttagcctattttgcatgcctgcactgcatcatgggagtcttggaaacaccttgacagacagaatcataacagtttttttatgtctctttgccccgaagccaaacaaaacatttccaggtccaagggacccagaataagcctgaaaacaatttttgaataaggttgggtagcaaagatggcccacattggagagtatgaggccattcactagaaaattcctttctcacttggtgaagcccagacaaggaattcattgaatcaacctcagcgtgcaaacattcataagcacagcattaaataaccccctcccccagcaTTTTTATGTCAACATTCATCTGTTCCATCCAAAATAGCCAGAAAGCAAACTTCAGAAATCctcaagaaataaaaatttccAATGTCGACAGGTATGCTACTTTGGTTCATCCCATCGactattttgtattttcaagcAAATATATCCAagtaatttgaaaaaaaattaaatgctGATGAGTGACTCACTTGAACCAAGATGAATTTTCATGATTTTACATAGTTTTAGGGTACTGCCTTGTGAATTAAATGAATACTGTTTTGCACTGCCATgcttaatttttttcaaatattgaaaAGTTATGCAGGAATAATCCTATAGAGTtgaaattgacaaaaaaaaaaatcagaaaaacagggcctttttatttcaataaagatATTGATTGATTCcaataattatattttaaagGAAACATCTAACATAATGACTGACATATTTACCTTTTTAATGATACCAAGCTATTGCTGCAGACTTTAAAATGTCCTAGTATAAGATTTTGATACCCATTCATATAAATTGCAGGAGGTTTTGTTGGAATTTATGTAAAGTGTCTGACACCACCTTTTTGttcaaattaaaagcatgTCTGGCATGATTTTTCAGTGACCGTATGTGAAAAAACAATATTACCCGCTTTTAAGAACCAACAGCTTCTTATGTATAATGCTAAGTGGAATTTAACGCTGCAAGCAGGttctgatttctttttttgcatGAAGAATTTTTAAGGTTAATTTCTATAAGCCTTCAAAATTTTAGGCTAAATACAAGTTCTTATGTAAATGTGGTTTGGATTTATCTTTTTAGGTTGCAGGTTCTTGTAAGTGGGTAAGTACTAATCGAAGCAATTTTAAGCttttatcaataaaaacaaacacagttTCAATTTCATTGGATTGCGCTACTAAGACGCCCCCATCGAACACGTCTCTTTTCTGACTACATTCGTGTCCAGTTAGTTACGATGTGATGGTCCACTAGCATAAGGGGTAGCAGAAGCGGAAAATTTTGAACACCCCTAAGGGAATGTTATGCAGTTATCTACTTttatacccccctccccccaaggcAAAGCTTCAAAGCCAAGTACCAGGCGTTTTCATCGGGTTACCTGCTGTTGGGCTTCCTGCAGAAATTCCAAAGTTATGGACACACGCATAAGTACATAAGTGTCCCCTCCCCAACCACTCACGGTGCGTCATCCATATAGATAtctttttttggtattttttcgCGAAGTGAACGAAtactttacaaataattatttcCATCGAAGcttatatatgtatatacatggtataaatcaacacacgGTTGAAAAGttatgttaaacgcctctgtgaatcagtagttgcgctgacgttcgagctccgacgaagggctaacgctcgaaacgtcagcgcgaCTACTCTATTTCATATACCTAATCaaacttgtgttgatttataccttgtctacaccacgcctatgcagaccatctagtttttctacagcttgtctttagtctttctagttatactatatatatacataGCTTTGTACAAGGACTTCATGTGCTGAACTATTATAGTTTGGTAGTATGATAGTTTCTTAGAAATATATTCTTAGAAATGATAATTTCATGCCATGCGTAAACTATACACAGGAATACACAATCCTATTATGAGCCATTCATGCATTCTTTTCTTCGTCCTCTTGGATTCTTCCACTGTTATCCAACTCGAAAACGGGATCCGAGCGATAGGTACCAGGCGAGCCAACCGAGTGACCATAGCATCGTCCCGCGGGACAACCCAATTTTACGAGACATCCCGCGGGACAACCCGAACACGTCAAGGCCTTAACATCCCTTTTCTCTAAGCAAGAGCTTATT carries:
- the LOC125573806 gene encoding zinc finger protein 625-like, which translates into the protein MSNKKSESEELDKSERTRENRSFEFDLCGKCFSHSGHRNVHRRTHLGEKPYKCEQCGKCFKQAGHLKRHALTHTEEKPHQCPQCGKFFAQAREKPHQCPQCGKFFAQARHLKTHALTHTGEKPHQCPQCGKFFAQARHLKTHALTHTGEKPHQCPQCGKCFARAGNLKRHANTHIGEEAHQCP
- the LOC116619489 gene encoding monocarboxylate transporter 13 produces the protein MDSAGKTEGYCESNNVSDGDPSRSRDGGGISHDGPRAWSVCAAAFVVSVLIVSCSQTYGTIFPVLLDEFKQGKAKAAWVGSLAIALSMTFSPVAAKLIDRFGHRLVSLAGGVFAALGLFITSQVNTIAMMYLTYSVIFGFGSSCVFTPAYTVVPGHFTKWQSTAMGLMGSSNGLSLAMSMLIKTLLSNYGWRVTFMAMGGFALADAVIGGVFFVSNTREHKSQPSKDQVPINSSGDVPLWKNKHILVCAFASFLFQFGNTIPLVHLGRYVQDVGLSSTQAAWLYIGFGVSSTVGRLGGGRLGDVMPLYTVYIYGLSCLFAGLSTIVASFTTSFAVLMVCYCANGLAEGHYVSCGNIIIVRACSGRKIARAFGFFFGVISLGYAGGPPFAGWLADLLGSYVPVLQIAGAITCSGTLVISSLKCMKSPVTTADLGERGTQVNDHNLSYITTGKTHGQELQVVGQSFLGLQT